One window of Leifsonia sp. AK011 genomic DNA carries:
- a CDS encoding RNA polymerase sigma-70 factor, with the protein MASTEVFEQQRPRMFGIAYRMLGLVSEAEDIVQDAWLRWNSTSETIDNPGAFLATVVTRLSLNALDSARARRETYVGPWLPEPIDTSADPLLGAERAEALSLAVLLLLERLTPAERAAYVLHEAFDYPYARIAEVLETSDANARQLASRARKHIEHERGVVVSRAERTRLLNAFLAAAQSGDVNELERTLAIDASSISDGGGVVGAARRIVGGRDRVAQLLLGVIDKFAQGIVMHPVIANGEPAMLGVRDREPVALWTVDIAPDGVRRVMIMLNPHKLEGFRELALSHS; encoded by the coding sequence GTGGCGTCAACGGAGGTCTTCGAGCAGCAGCGTCCGCGCATGTTCGGCATCGCCTACCGAATGCTCGGCTTGGTGTCCGAGGCAGAGGACATCGTTCAGGATGCCTGGCTGCGCTGGAACAGCACGAGCGAGACGATCGACAACCCCGGCGCCTTCCTCGCGACAGTGGTCACCCGGCTGTCGTTGAACGCCCTGGACTCGGCGAGAGCGCGACGGGAGACATACGTTGGCCCGTGGCTGCCCGAGCCGATCGACACGTCGGCCGACCCGCTCCTGGGCGCCGAGCGCGCGGAGGCGCTCTCCCTCGCGGTCCTGCTCCTGCTGGAACGTCTCACGCCGGCCGAGCGAGCCGCCTACGTGCTTCACGAGGCCTTCGACTACCCGTATGCCCGCATTGCCGAGGTACTTGAGACGAGTGACGCGAACGCCCGCCAACTCGCGAGCAGGGCCCGCAAGCACATCGAGCACGAGCGTGGGGTTGTTGTGAGCCGTGCGGAGCGAACACGGCTTCTGAACGCGTTCCTCGCCGCCGCACAGTCCGGTGACGTGAATGAGCTTGAGCGGACCCTCGCGATCGACGCGTCGTCGATCTCCGACGGCGGAGGGGTCGTCGGCGCCGCTCGCCGGATCGTCGGTGGCCGCGACAGGGTGGCGCAGCTGCTTCTCGGCGTCATCGACAAGTTCGCGCAGGGCATCGTCATGCACCCGGTCATCGCCAACGGTGAGCCCGCCATGCTGGGCGTTCGTGACCGCGAGCCCGTCGCGCTCTGGACCGTCGACATCGCGCCGGACGGGGTGCGCCGGGTCATGATCATGCTCAACCCCCACAAGCTCGAGGGATTCCGCGAGTTGGCCCTGTCACATTCGTGA
- a CDS encoding SDR family oxidoreductase, whose translation MTILVTGGTGTLGRPTVDLLRAAGHDVRILSRTSGDGRVVGDVTTGAGLADALRGVDTVLHLATSTGSKDPLQTRNVVEAAKAAGVAHLVYISIVGVDVVPYSYYRAKFESERIIEESGIPFTILRASQFHQFLRLFIDLQRKLPMIIVIDAPDQPIAVEEVAARLAELVEAGPSGRVPDIAGPEQLELKDAIATWQRHAGTRKPVWTMPLFGKTIRAFREGRHMTGLPGYGRETFETYAAREARGTNEA comes from the coding sequence ATGACCATCCTCGTCACCGGCGGCACGGGAACACTCGGCCGCCCCACTGTTGACCTGCTGCGCGCCGCCGGACACGACGTGCGCATCCTCAGCCGAACCTCGGGTGACGGCCGGGTGGTGGGCGACGTCACCACGGGCGCGGGACTCGCGGATGCCCTCCGCGGCGTCGACACGGTGCTGCATCTGGCGACAAGCACCGGCTCCAAGGATCCGCTGCAGACCCGCAACGTCGTCGAGGCCGCGAAGGCCGCCGGTGTCGCCCACCTCGTGTACATCTCGATCGTCGGCGTGGACGTTGTGCCCTACTCGTACTACCGCGCCAAGTTCGAGAGCGAACGGATCATCGAGGAGTCGGGCATCCCGTTCACGATCCTGCGCGCGAGCCAGTTCCATCAGTTCCTCCGCTTGTTCATCGACCTGCAGCGGAAGCTGCCAATGATCATCGTGATCGATGCGCCCGACCAGCCCATCGCGGTCGAGGAGGTCGCCGCACGCCTCGCTGAACTCGTCGAGGCAGGCCCCTCCGGTCGAGTGCCCGACATCGCGGGCCCGGAGCAACTGGAGCTGAAGGACGCGATCGCGACGTGGCAGCGCCACGCAGGGACCCGCAAGCCCGTGTGGACGATGCCGCTCTTCGGCAAGACGATCCGCGCCTTCCGTGAGGGTCGCCACATGACGGGACTCCCCGGATACGGTCGCGAGACCTTCGAGACGTATGCGGCGAGGGAGGCACGTGGTACGAATGAGGCGTGA
- a CDS encoding trimeric intracellular cation channel family protein: MTVAFIVPLWADLLAVGIGATQGALFAAQFRDRRLDLLGVAIIGIATGLGGGFLRDILLSEVPAAFSNNWYVLVATAAALLGMLLERLISRLGVLVNVLDALTIGLFAAIGTTKALAAGLPAVPAVFLGALSAVGGSILRDLLLNRPIALMHVGSLYAIAAVVGSASLVGLLALGVPVFIAAIICVAITFGVRILAVLFNWSLPEQKAITTVPRIRRKPRSTKRGLEN; this comes from the coding sequence GTGACCGTCGCCTTCATCGTCCCGCTGTGGGCTGACCTCCTCGCCGTCGGTATCGGCGCGACCCAGGGCGCACTGTTCGCGGCGCAGTTCCGCGACCGGCGACTGGACCTTCTGGGCGTTGCCATCATCGGTATCGCCACGGGGCTCGGCGGTGGTTTTCTCCGCGACATCCTGCTCTCCGAGGTACCTGCAGCGTTCAGCAACAACTGGTACGTGCTCGTGGCGACCGCCGCCGCCCTGCTCGGGATGCTTCTCGAGAGGCTGATCTCACGGCTCGGCGTGCTCGTCAACGTGCTCGACGCCCTCACGATCGGCCTGTTCGCGGCCATCGGCACGACGAAGGCCCTCGCCGCCGGGCTCCCCGCGGTGCCCGCCGTCTTCCTCGGTGCCCTCTCGGCCGTGGGCGGCTCGATCCTGCGCGACCTGCTCCTCAACCGCCCGATCGCACTCATGCACGTCGGATCGCTCTACGCGATCGCGGCGGTCGTCGGATCCGCGTCACTCGTCGGGCTTCTCGCGCTCGGGGTTCCCGTGTTCATCGCCGCCATCATCTGCGTCGCCATCACGTTCGGCGTGCGCATCCTCGCGGTGCTGTTCAACTGGAGCCTGCCGGAGCAGAAGGCCATCACAACGGTGCCGCGGATCCGGCGAAAGCCGAGATCCACCAAGCGCGGCCTCGAGAACTAG
- the leuA gene encoding 2-isopropylmalate synthase, whose product MKNTQQPSGLPIHRYKPYHETLSVHLPDRTWPDNRITEAPRWCAVDLRDGNQALIDPMSPERKRIMFDLLVRMGYKEIEVGFPSASQTDFDFVRALIEEDLIPDDVTIQVLTQAREELINRTYESLRGAKRAIVHLYNSTSVLQRDVVFRTDKQGIIDIALNGARLCRAAEALIPETEVFYEYSPESYTGTELEFAVDVCNQVLEVFEPTPERKVIINLPATVEMATPNVYADSIEWMSRHLNNRENVIISLHPHNDRGTAIAAAELGYLAGADRIEGCLFGNGERTGNVDLVALGINLFTQGIDPQIDFSDLDQVRRTAEYANQLKVHERSPWAGDLVYTAFSGSHQDAIKKGFEAMDAAAKAQGIPVEQLEWAVPYLPVDPKDLGRGYEAVVRVNSQSGKGGVAYLLKTDHALDLPRKLQIEFSAVVQAKTDAEGGEVTSDEIWEIFQDEYLPAPDHRAEDKWGRFELLSTRTASELTGEVELEVKLRVGEDVSVETGTGNGPIAAFLGVMATRGIDITLYDYVEHALSAGGDALAAAYVELNVGGKRLWGVGIDADISTASLKAVVSAVNRAVRTEADDRELVTA is encoded by the coding sequence ATGAAGAACACCCAGCAGCCTTCGGGACTGCCCATCCACCGCTACAAGCCGTACCACGAGACCCTGTCGGTGCATCTGCCCGATCGCACGTGGCCGGACAACCGCATCACCGAGGCTCCGCGCTGGTGCGCAGTTGATCTCCGCGATGGCAACCAGGCACTCATTGACCCGATGAGTCCCGAGCGCAAGCGCATCATGTTCGACCTGCTCGTGCGCATGGGCTACAAGGAGATCGAGGTCGGCTTCCCGTCGGCGAGCCAGACGGACTTCGATTTCGTCCGCGCGCTCATCGAGGAGGATCTGATCCCCGATGACGTGACGATCCAGGTGCTGACACAGGCGCGCGAGGAGCTGATCAACCGCACCTACGAGTCTCTCCGGGGTGCCAAGCGCGCGATCGTGCACCTCTACAACTCGACAAGTGTCCTGCAGCGGGACGTTGTCTTCCGCACCGACAAGCAGGGCATCATCGACATCGCCCTGAACGGCGCCCGACTGTGCCGCGCCGCCGAGGCACTCATCCCGGAGACCGAGGTCTTCTACGAGTACTCGCCGGAGTCCTACACGGGCACCGAGCTCGAGTTCGCGGTTGACGTCTGCAACCAGGTGCTCGAGGTGTTCGAGCCGACCCCCGAGCGTAAGGTCATCATCAACCTGCCCGCGACGGTGGAGATGGCAACACCCAACGTCTACGCCGACTCGATCGAGTGGATGTCGCGGCACCTGAACAACCGCGAGAACGTCATCATCTCGCTGCATCCCCACAACGACCGGGGCACCGCGATCGCCGCTGCAGAGCTGGGCTACCTGGCCGGCGCCGATCGCATCGAAGGATGCCTCTTCGGCAACGGTGAGCGCACCGGCAACGTGGACCTCGTCGCTCTCGGCATCAACCTGTTCACCCAGGGCATCGACCCGCAGATCGACTTCAGCGACCTCGACCAGGTGCGTCGCACTGCCGAGTACGCCAACCAGCTCAAGGTTCACGAGCGCAGCCCCTGGGCAGGCGACCTGGTCTACACGGCTTTCAGTGGTTCGCACCAGGACGCCATCAAGAAGGGCTTCGAGGCGATGGATGCCGCGGCCAAGGCCCAGGGCATCCCCGTCGAGCAGCTCGAATGGGCCGTTCCCTACCTGCCCGTCGACCCGAAGGACCTGGGTCGAGGCTACGAGGCCGTCGTGCGTGTCAATTCGCAGTCCGGCAAGGGCGGAGTCGCCTACCTGCTGAAGACGGACCACGCCCTCGACCTGCCGCGCAAGCTGCAGATCGAGTTCAGCGCCGTGGTGCAGGCGAAGACGGACGCCGAGGGCGGCGAGGTCACGAGCGACGAGATCTGGGAGATCTTCCAGGACGAGTACCTGCCGGCACCCGACCACCGTGCCGAGGACAAGTGGGGTCGCTTCGAGTTGCTCTCCACCCGCACGGCCAGTGAGTTGACCGGCGAGGTCGAGCTCGAGGTCAAGCTGCGTGTCGGCGAGGACGTCTCGGTCGAGACGGGCACGGGCAACGGCCCGATCGCCGCGTTCCTCGGCGTGATGGCCACTCGCGGCATCGACATCACGCTCTACGACTACGTCGAGCACGCGCTGAGCGCCGGTGGGGATGCCCTCGCCGCCGCGTACGTCGAGCTCAACGTCGGTGGCAAGCGCCTGTGGGGTGTCGGAATCGATGCCGACATCTCGACGGCCTCGCTCAAGGCCGTGGTCTCCGCTGTGAACCGTGCCGTGCGCACGGAGGCGGACGACCGGGAGCTCGTGACCGCCTAG
- a CDS encoding ATP-binding cassette domain-containing protein produces MTKTIEAHGLTKHFGKTQALAGIDLEVEEGTVLGVLGPNGAGKTTAVRILATLLRPDGGTARVSGFDVVHQAKEVRQRIGLTGQYASVDEDLTGIQNLVMIGQLLDLSTAQARIRANELLEEFDLTDAAKRLAKTYSGGMRRRLDLAASLMGRPAVVYLDEPTTGLDPAKRDDVWEMVRVLVRQGTTVLLTTQYLEEADALANQITVIDHGSVIAHDTPQGLKRQVGGQTLEVRPSLASDIPRVRELMIAAGTRNPEQPAPDLLSVPVDDDSALTTVVAALASERIGVSELSLRLPSLDEVFYALTGQVAKDEEVAA; encoded by the coding sequence ATGACCAAGACGATCGAGGCCCACGGCCTCACCAAACACTTCGGCAAGACACAGGCCCTCGCCGGCATCGACCTGGAGGTCGAGGAGGGCACCGTGCTCGGCGTCCTCGGACCGAACGGGGCGGGCAAGACGACCGCGGTACGCATTCTCGCGACACTCCTCCGACCGGACGGGGGCACCGCCCGCGTCTCGGGCTTCGACGTCGTGCACCAGGCGAAGGAGGTGCGCCAGAGAATCGGACTGACGGGGCAGTACGCAAGCGTCGACGAGGATCTCACGGGCATCCAGAACCTCGTGATGATCGGCCAGCTCCTCGACCTCTCGACCGCCCAGGCGCGCATCCGGGCCAACGAACTCCTCGAGGAGTTCGATCTCACGGATGCCGCGAAGCGGCTCGCCAAAACCTATTCGGGCGGTATGCGCCGGCGACTCGACCTCGCCGCGAGCCTCATGGGACGCCCCGCCGTCGTCTACCTCGACGAGCCCACGACGGGCCTGGATCCCGCGAAGCGGGATGACGTGTGGGAGATGGTGCGTGTGCTCGTGCGACAGGGAACGACGGTGCTGCTCACGACGCAGTACCTGGAAGAGGCGGATGCCCTCGCCAACCAGATCACGGTGATCGACCATGGCTCTGTCATCGCCCACGACACCCCGCAGGGGCTCAAGCGGCAGGTGGGCGGGCAGACGCTCGAGGTGCGCCCCAGCCTGGCCAGTGACATCCCTCGCGTTCGGGAGCTCATGATCGCTGCGGGGACTCGCAACCCCGAGCAGCCCGCTCCCGACCTGCTGTCGGTTCCCGTCGACGACGACTCGGCCCTCACCACCGTGGTGGCTGCGCTCGCGAGCGAGAGGATCGGCGTCTCCGAGCTCTCCCTGCGTCTACCGAGCCTCGACGAGGTCTTCTACGCGCTCACCGGCCAGGTGGCCAAGGACGAGGAGGTAGCGGCATGA
- a CDS encoding ABC transporter permease, with protein sequence MIRDTLVLAKRTVTKMFRNPEQFIDVSVQPIIMTVLFVFIFGGAVAGDTANYLPFVLPGIVVQTIMFTSLTIGVNLNTDIQKGVFDRFRSLPIARSAPLFGAVVGDVVRHSIAIAVTLGFGAIIGFQFQTPWWHVLAAVALIIVFAVSLCWVSVFIGMLARSSGAVQGLSFLIVFPLTFGSSTFVPADTLPTWLQGWVAINPVTHVIEAMRGLLSGVEYMTPGNTILGELLWVAASCVVLVGVFFPLATWAYRRKI encoded by the coding sequence ATGATCCGCGACACTCTCGTGCTCGCCAAGCGCACGGTCACGAAGATGTTCCGGAACCCGGAGCAGTTCATCGACGTGAGTGTGCAGCCGATCATCATGACGGTGCTCTTCGTCTTCATCTTCGGCGGGGCCGTGGCTGGCGACACCGCGAACTACCTGCCGTTCGTGCTGCCGGGCATCGTCGTCCAGACGATCATGTTCACGTCCCTGACCATCGGCGTCAATCTCAACACCGACATCCAGAAGGGCGTGTTCGACCGGTTCAGGTCGCTTCCCATCGCCCGGTCGGCGCCGCTCTTCGGGGCAGTCGTCGGCGACGTCGTGCGGCACTCCATCGCGATTGCGGTGACGCTCGGATTCGGCGCCATCATCGGCTTCCAGTTCCAGACCCCCTGGTGGCATGTGCTCGCGGCCGTTGCGCTCATCATCGTCTTCGCTGTGAGCCTGTGCTGGGTGTCGGTGTTCATCGGGATGCTCGCCCGCAGCTCCGGCGCGGTGCAGGGACTGTCGTTCCTCATCGTGTTCCCCCTCACGTTCGGTTCCTCGACCTTCGTGCCGGCGGACACCCTTCCCACCTGGCTACAGGGCTGGGTCGCGATCAACCCGGTCACGCATGTGATCGAGGCCATGAGGGGCCTGCTGTCGGGCGTCGAGTACATGACGCCGGGCAACACGATCCTCGGCGAACTGTTGTGGGTCGCGGCATCCTGCGTCGTGCTCGTCGGGGTCTTCTTCCCCCTCGCGACGTGGGCGTACCGGCGCAAGATCTAG
- a CDS encoding AAA family ATPase, whose protein sequence is MKVGLLGGLRVEHEGRSVAVNGTMQVAVLFRLAIDAGSAVSYRSIAEDIWAGDAPENTRGALQSIVSRLRTQLPPDVIESTPGGYRIALARADVDALAFSDLVAEAAAATGDAATVLATRALGLWRGEPWIPSDNFDWFVRDLLKDRSDALALGGIARVEASGSSIPAPLTALVGREIELETVSLQLGQSRLVTIIGTGGAGKTRLAVEAARSRPGAVLVELAPVGPTELYAAVLAATGREIRTSETSSEIVDTRTRVIEGLTGREVLVVLDNCEHVIDRAAALAADLLGALPQLCIIATSREPLGVPGEAFVAVGSLARDRAIELFTQRAISATAGEFSEGDLEVAGRICERLDGLPLAIELAAARLRTMSLDEVLSGLDDRFALLTGGFRTAMPRHQTLRAMIDWSWSLLSEEEQHVLAGFAVYPAGADAADAALLARSMGVASAGVFDSLVDRSLLQRNKGRYRQLETIREYGIERLAEAGLLALARERQVHVMVESAARHDARLRGPEIHDAIAWFDAEEDNIAGALRFATESRMAEEAVALAVSCFWYWTIRDREADSRTWMAAVGPLAATVDTDAGRLMHHVYPVVVAFNAGSETDADEEDVAQAMALLPRFEVSSSAPDVVQLVIPIIGAFSKEAGSPGWMTRVVVPRGEDLGLSEWPTAVLTVVRASIAQNRGDVQSLGEASQVAVDQFTAIGDWWGLALAQQMRSEWLSVNGRLEEALELSDASTENMRRITSSWDLAQQRSLSISILTRLGRVEEARQRAEELLAEADAGGNIRTITQALTTAIAANVSFGEADAARRYLERFDALAPTLSRLPGQLLALAESGRAGVALLDGDLVAAESALRSAAEHALHSGDHPVIGSVALDFGMLALARGDTSEAARALELAVAVLGAEDPTDPRVIAIEAAAGRSETRRVGLSPTRPGALEELRGLVS, encoded by the coding sequence GTGAAGGTCGGGCTCCTGGGCGGACTGCGTGTCGAGCACGAAGGTCGCTCGGTCGCGGTGAACGGCACCATGCAGGTGGCCGTGCTCTTCCGCCTTGCGATCGACGCGGGGTCGGCGGTGAGCTACCGATCGATCGCGGAGGACATCTGGGCGGGGGATGCCCCGGAGAACACCCGCGGCGCGCTCCAGTCGATCGTCTCCCGGCTGCGCACTCAACTCCCACCCGACGTCATCGAGTCCACCCCCGGCGGGTACCGCATCGCGCTCGCGCGAGCGGACGTCGACGCCCTCGCCTTCTCCGACCTTGTGGCCGAGGCGGCCGCGGCCACGGGTGACGCTGCCACCGTGCTTGCGACCAGGGCCCTCGGGCTGTGGCGCGGCGAGCCGTGGATCCCGTCCGACAACTTCGACTGGTTCGTGCGCGACCTGCTGAAGGATCGCTCCGACGCGCTGGCCCTGGGCGGCATCGCTCGTGTGGAGGCCTCAGGCTCCTCGATCCCCGCCCCGCTGACGGCGCTTGTCGGGCGCGAGATCGAGCTCGAGACCGTGTCGCTCCAACTCGGCCAGAGCAGGCTCGTCACGATCATCGGGACCGGTGGTGCGGGAAAGACCCGCCTCGCAGTCGAGGCCGCTCGATCCCGCCCGGGTGCGGTCCTGGTGGAACTCGCACCGGTCGGGCCCACCGAGCTGTACGCGGCAGTGCTGGCCGCAACGGGACGCGAGATCCGGACCTCGGAGACCTCGTCGGAGATCGTGGACACGCGCACCCGGGTGATCGAGGGACTCACGGGGCGAGAGGTGCTTGTTGTGCTCGACAACTGCGAGCACGTGATCGACCGTGCGGCCGCTCTCGCCGCAGACCTCCTTGGGGCCTTACCCCAGCTGTGCATCATCGCCACCAGTCGCGAACCGCTCGGTGTGCCGGGCGAGGCGTTCGTCGCGGTGGGTTCGCTCGCCCGAGACCGCGCCATCGAACTGTTCACGCAGCGGGCGATCTCGGCCACCGCAGGCGAGTTCTCGGAGGGTGACCTCGAGGTGGCCGGCCGCATCTGCGAACGTCTCGATGGTCTGCCGCTCGCGATCGAGTTGGCCGCCGCCCGACTGCGCACGATGTCGCTCGACGAGGTCCTGTCGGGGCTCGACGACCGTTTCGCACTCCTCACGGGTGGGTTCCGCACAGCCATGCCGCGGCATCAGACCCTCCGGGCGATGATCGACTGGAGCTGGAGCCTTCTCTCCGAGGAGGAGCAGCACGTGCTCGCGGGCTTTGCGGTGTACCCGGCGGGGGCGGATGCCGCGGACGCAGCGCTGCTCGCTCGATCGATGGGGGTGGCATCCGCTGGTGTGTTCGATTCGCTCGTAGACCGCTCGCTCCTGCAACGGAACAAGGGCCGGTATCGCCAGCTGGAGACGATCCGGGAGTACGGCATCGAGCGTCTCGCCGAGGCTGGCCTGCTCGCCCTGGCCCGGGAACGACAGGTGCACGTCATGGTGGAGAGCGCCGCGCGACACGATGCGCGCTTGCGCGGCCCCGAGATCCACGACGCGATCGCCTGGTTCGACGCGGAGGAAGACAACATCGCGGGAGCACTGCGCTTCGCCACCGAGTCGCGGATGGCAGAGGAAGCCGTCGCCCTTGCGGTGTCCTGTTTCTGGTACTGGACGATCCGAGACCGTGAGGCGGACTCGCGCACCTGGATGGCAGCGGTCGGTCCGCTCGCAGCGACGGTCGACACCGATGCTGGGCGACTCATGCATCACGTCTATCCGGTGGTTGTCGCGTTCAACGCGGGCTCGGAGACGGATGCCGACGAGGAGGATGTCGCGCAAGCCATGGCGCTGCTCCCCAGGTTCGAGGTCTCCTCGTCCGCGCCCGACGTCGTACAGCTCGTGATCCCCATCATCGGAGCCTTCTCGAAGGAGGCCGGTTCACCCGGGTGGATGACGCGGGTGGTCGTGCCTCGCGGCGAGGACCTCGGTCTCTCGGAGTGGCCGACGGCCGTCTTGACGGTCGTTCGCGCCTCGATCGCCCAGAACCGGGGGGACGTGCAGTCGCTGGGGGAGGCGTCCCAGGTCGCCGTGGACCAGTTCACCGCCATCGGTGACTGGTGGGGACTCGCGCTCGCGCAGCAGATGCGTTCCGAGTGGTTGTCGGTGAACGGTCGACTCGAGGAGGCCCTGGAGCTGAGCGACGCCTCCACCGAGAACATGCGCCGCATCACCTCCAGCTGGGATCTTGCACAGCAGCGGTCGCTCTCCATCTCCATCCTCACTCGCCTGGGTCGGGTGGAGGAGGCACGGCAGCGTGCGGAAGAACTGCTGGCAGAAGCGGACGCTGGCGGCAACATCCGCACGATCACGCAGGCACTCACGACGGCGATCGCCGCGAACGTGTCGTTTGGTGAGGCCGACGCGGCACGGCGTTATCTCGAACGGTTCGATGCGCTCGCGCCCACCCTGTCGCGGCTGCCTGGCCAATTGCTCGCTTTGGCGGAGTCGGGGCGTGCCGGCGTGGCGCTGCTTGATGGCGACCTCGTCGCGGCGGAGTCCGCGTTGCGCAGCGCCGCCGAGCATGCACTCCACAGCGGAGACCATCCGGTGATCGGCTCGGTGGCGCTGGACTTCGGGATGCTGGCGCTCGCGCGGGGCGACACGAGCGAAGCCGCGCGGGCTCTCGAACTCGCGGTCGCGGTCCTGGGTGCGGAGGATCCGACGGACCCGCGCGTCATCGCCATCGAAGCAGCGGCAGGGCGCAGCGAAACCAGGCGGGTTGGCTTGTCACCAACCCGCCCGGGAGCGCTCGAGGAACTGCGCGGACTCGTGTCCTGA
- a CDS encoding FtsX family ABC transporter permease — protein MNRFRWREHRPSILVAVLSSAFGVALLQVTGNLAVIIGADDTTGSSATVAVMLAIVALVFIVISTYVGSVVTANTFSTIIAGRTRTIALLRLVGASAHTLRRGVAKEGLIVGLIGAALGIVVGTALSGSLVLVGVTTDTIPALGYRFADPVLLVPIVAVVLTTWLASWVGARRVLHVTPMQATGASVESRAEDVSARRGRNVTAVVLFAIGTLILAASVALGFINPAAVLVGVVGGILSFTGVILGAPLVMPAALRLVGRLFSRSAAGRLAAENAVRYPERSARTTIGLVIGVTLVTMFAVAAATFQQLLRPLSDAADLDQLMAVIVGIFSVLIGFSALIAAVGMVNNLSLSVLQRTRELGLLRALGFTNAQLRSMVRVEAAQLTIAAMLVGLVLGTGYGWVGAQSLLGAMPGASLMLPVIPWWLVAVVVGAGAVLTVAASVAPTRRATSIAPVVALAVE, from the coding sequence ATGAACCGCTTCCGCTGGCGCGAGCACCGCCCGAGCATCCTCGTCGCCGTCCTGAGCTCCGCCTTCGGTGTCGCTCTCCTGCAGGTGACGGGCAATCTGGCCGTGATCATCGGCGCGGATGACACGACAGGATCGAGCGCCACGGTGGCTGTCATGCTCGCCATCGTCGCCCTCGTGTTCATCGTGATCTCGACCTACGTCGGGTCGGTGGTGACCGCCAACACGTTCTCGACGATCATTGCGGGGCGCACCCGCACGATCGCCCTCCTGAGGCTTGTCGGAGCGTCGGCCCACACCCTGCGCCGCGGCGTCGCGAAGGAGGGCCTCATCGTCGGCCTCATCGGCGCTGCACTCGGGATCGTCGTCGGCACGGCACTGTCTGGTTCCCTCGTGCTGGTCGGCGTCACGACCGACACCATTCCCGCGCTCGGGTACCGCTTCGCCGACCCTGTCCTGCTGGTACCCATCGTGGCCGTGGTGCTCACGACCTGGCTTGCCTCTTGGGTGGGAGCCCGTCGCGTTCTCCACGTCACGCCCATGCAGGCGACGGGCGCCTCGGTCGAGTCGAGGGCAGAGGATGTCTCGGCCCGCCGTGGCCGCAACGTCACTGCCGTCGTGCTCTTCGCTATCGGCACGCTGATCCTCGCGGCGTCCGTTGCCCTCGGATTCATCAACCCGGCCGCCGTACTCGTGGGCGTGGTCGGTGGCATCCTCTCGTTCACCGGAGTGATCCTCGGCGCTCCGCTCGTGATGCCGGCGGCGCTCCGGCTCGTCGGCCGCCTGTTCAGTCGTTCCGCCGCGGGGCGGCTCGCCGCGGAGAACGCGGTGCGCTACCCGGAGCGCAGTGCCAGGACGACGATCGGTCTCGTGATCGGAGTCACGCTCGTCACAATGTTCGCGGTTGCCGCAGCGACGTTCCAGCAGCTGCTCAGGCCCCTGTCGGATGCCGCTGACCTCGACCAGCTCATGGCGGTCATCGTCGGGATCTTCTCAGTGCTCATCGGCTTCAGTGCCCTGATCGCGGCCGTCGGCATGGTCAACAACCTCTCGCTGAGCGTGCTCCAGCGCACTCGTGAACTCGGCCTCCTGCGCGCGCTCGGATTCACCAACGCCCAGTTGCGCAGCATGGTCCGGGTCGAGGCGGCTCAACTCACGATCGCCGCCATGCTCGTGGGGCTTGTGCTGGGCACCGGTTACGGGTGGGTGGGGGCGCAGTCACTTCTCGGTGCGATGCCGGGCGCGAGTCTGATGCTCCCGGTCATTCCGTGGTGGCTCGTCGCTGTCGTAGTGGGTGCAGGCGCCGTGCTCACGGTCGCGGCATCCGTCGCCCCCACCCGGCGAGCGACGTCGATCGCACCGGTCGTTGCCCTCGCTGTGGAGTAG
- a CDS encoding ABC transporter ATP-binding protein, with translation MNITPSELGLVARVASLSKHYGSGSTRVTALDGVSVGIRRGQFTAIMGPSGSGKSTLMHIMAGLDSATEGQVWLGDTEITRLGDSELTMIRRRRVGFVFQSFNLVPTLDIEGNILLPFELDGRRPTTQEREWIDTLVDSLGLRDRLRHRPYELSGGQQQRVAIARALGSRPELVFADEPTGNLDSRTGREVLSLLATSASTYGQSIAMVTHDPVAASFADRILFLADGRIVEDRPRSTAAEISELMIGMEARA, from the coding sequence ATGAACATCACGCCATCAGAACTGGGCCTCGTGGCCCGCGTCGCCTCGCTCAGCAAGCACTACGGTTCAGGCTCCACCCGCGTCACGGCTCTCGATGGAGTGTCTGTGGGGATCAGGAGGGGCCAGTTCACCGCCATCATGGGCCCGAGTGGTTCGGGTAAGTCCACGCTCATGCACATCATGGCGGGTCTCGATTCCGCCACGGAGGGTCAGGTGTGGCTGGGGGACACCGAGATCACGCGGTTGGGGGACTCCGAACTCACGATGATCCGCCGCCGCCGGGTGGGCTTCGTCTTCCAGTCGTTCAACCTCGTGCCGACGCTCGACATCGAGGGGAACATCCTGCTGCCGTTCGAACTCGACGGCCGCCGCCCGACAACCCAGGAACGGGAGTGGATCGACACCCTCGTCGACTCGCTGGGTCTTCGTGACAGACTGCGCCACCGGCCCTACGAGCTCTCGGGCGGCCAGCAGCAGCGCGTCGCGATCGCTCGCGCTCTGGGGTCGCGCCCCGAACTCGTCTTCGCCGATGAGCCGACCGGCAACCTCGATTCGCGTACCGGTCGCGAGGTGCTCTCGCTCCTGGCCACCTCCGCGTCGACCTACGGCCAGTCGATCGCGATGGTCACTCACGACCCGGTCGCGGCGAGCTTCGCCGACCGCATCCTGTTCCTCGCCGACGGTCGCATCGTCGAGGACCGTCCCCGCTCGACCGCTGCCGAGATCAGCGAGCTCATGATCGGCATGGAGGCGCGCGCATGA